The following are encoded in a window of Brevibacillus ruminantium genomic DNA:
- a CDS encoding protein-glutamate methylesterase/protein-glutamine glutaminase has product MKKIRVLVTDDSAFMRKVISDILQDDPEIEVIDRARNGLECLEKSKQLKPDVITLDIEMPIMNGLEALEQLMKQQPVPVVMLSSLTRDGADATIRALELGAFDFVTKPSGPISLDIHKVGDRLVERVKAAAQEQTRFKRGTLPFVQQPPVVPPSSMNTKMWVKADGPGTTFPRTGIGRNDGTKLVVLGTSTGGPKALQAVLTSLPAEFPAPIAIVQHMPAGFTKSLAQRLDSLCAIRVTEVMDGEWLESGTAYIAPGGYHFEVQQVNGRLQAKLHQQEPRGGHRPSVDILFESVSRLTKVDKWAIIMTGMGNDGTKGLKQMKDLGHVTSIIEDESSCVVFGMPRAAIQAGLADNVVPLHSIAETLCKLLH; this is encoded by the coding sequence ATGAAAAAAATTCGGGTTCTCGTTACGGATGATTCAGCATTCATGCGGAAGGTAATATCAGACATACTGCAGGATGACCCCGAGATTGAAGTCATTGATCGTGCGAGAAACGGACTTGAATGCTTGGAAAAGTCAAAGCAGCTAAAGCCCGATGTGATCACTCTCGATATCGAGATGCCGATCATGAATGGACTGGAGGCACTCGAGCAGCTGATGAAGCAGCAGCCTGTTCCAGTCGTGATGCTGAGCAGTCTCACCAGGGACGGGGCGGATGCCACCATTCGTGCTCTGGAGTTGGGGGCGTTTGATTTTGTTACCAAACCCTCAGGACCCATTTCTCTTGACATACATAAAGTAGGAGATCGGTTGGTGGAGAGGGTAAAAGCGGCAGCGCAGGAGCAGACCCGATTCAAAAGAGGAACCCTGCCATTTGTACAACAGCCACCCGTCGTCCCTCCATCCAGTATGAACACAAAGATGTGGGTGAAAGCGGATGGCCCTGGCACCACTTTTCCCAGAACAGGGATCGGGAGAAATGATGGGACGAAGCTGGTCGTGCTGGGAACCTCTACAGGGGGACCCAAAGCATTGCAGGCCGTGCTCACATCATTGCCCGCTGAATTTCCAGCACCGATCGCCATTGTGCAGCATATGCCCGCGGGATTTACCAAATCGTTGGCACAACGTCTCGATTCGCTTTGCGCCATCCGCGTCACGGAAGTGATGGATGGCGAATGGCTAGAGTCCGGGACGGCCTACATCGCACCAGGCGGCTATCATTTTGAAGTTCAACAAGTGAACGGAAGATTGCAGGCAAAGCTTCATCAACAAGAGCCTCGAGGCGGTCACCGCCCTTCTGTCGACATTCTTTTCGAATCTGTTAGCCGATTGACAAAAGTAGACAAATGGGCAATTATCATGACAGGCATGGGAAATGATGGGACGAAAGGCCTGAAACAGATGAAGGACCTTGGACATGTGACGAGTATTATCGAAGACGAATCATCATGTGTTGTGTTCGGAATGCCGCGCGCGGCCATTCAGGCGGGCCTCGCCGATAACGTCGTACCATTGCACTCGATTGCAGAAACTCTCTGTAAACTGCTGCACTGA
- a CDS encoding chemotaxis protein CheA, protein MDMNQYLDMFIEESKEHLQAINANLLVLESDPERIQIVNEIFRSAHTLKGMSATMGFEDMASLTHEAENVLDLIRNDKLKINSDIMDVIFQSVDLIEGMVMDIMEGGSGTADVSQPVAKLRAIVAGDFSPTTSAADEVVGAEAEAVTSGDETANRDYELDEFSLTVLKQSKEAGNNLFWIKVLLQENCLLKAARAYMVFDQLESMGEVIKSTPSVQDLENERFDLSFEVVFVTMEPQEKVKKAISNISEIQEVIVEPVEMKEALQQAKQAEEQIAAASAPAEGAVKKPEAAAGGNAPVKKVTAGGKTIRVDIERLDVLMNLFSELVIDRGRLEQLARELGKSELQETVEHMSRISGDLQNIILTMRMVPVEQVFNRFPRMIRDLAKELNKKVNLDIYGAETELDRTVIDEIGDPLVHLLRNSLDHGVESPAERKQAGKPEEGTIQLRAFHSGNHVFIEVKDDGAGINKDKVLKKALERGIVSQAQAETLADRQIFELLFSSGFSTADTISDISGRGVGLDVVKTKIESLGGNVSVDSVRGQGTTFLIQLPLTLSIISAMLVQVQNEKYAVPLSSIIETAVFRKDQIMMAHRQKVIDFRGRVVPLVSLQEIFQIPDNGVEKDDEVAVVIVRKGEKMAGLVVDSFIGQQEIVLKSLGKYLVNVFAISGATILGDGQVALIIDCNALIK, encoded by the coding sequence ATGGACATGAATCAATATTTGGACATGTTTATTGAAGAGTCAAAAGAACACTTGCAGGCCATCAATGCAAACCTGCTCGTGTTGGAGAGCGATCCCGAAAGAATTCAGATCGTCAACGAAATTTTTCGCTCGGCTCATACGTTGAAAGGGATGTCTGCTACGATGGGGTTCGAGGATATGGCCAGCCTCACCCATGAAGCGGAAAACGTGCTTGATCTGATCCGTAACGACAAGCTGAAAATCAACAGCGATATCATGGATGTCATTTTCCAGAGCGTCGACCTGATCGAAGGCATGGTCATGGATATTATGGAAGGCGGAAGCGGCACCGCAGACGTTTCTCAGCCAGTAGCGAAACTGCGGGCCATTGTGGCTGGAGATTTTTCTCCAACTACATCTGCGGCGGATGAAGTAGTTGGGGCGGAAGCAGAGGCTGTTACTTCCGGTGACGAAACCGCTAATCGTGATTACGAGCTGGACGAGTTTTCGCTGACTGTATTGAAGCAGTCCAAGGAAGCGGGCAATAACCTGTTCTGGATTAAAGTTCTCCTGCAAGAAAATTGCCTCCTCAAAGCTGCACGGGCCTACATGGTTTTTGATCAGTTGGAGTCTATGGGGGAAGTTATTAAATCCACGCCATCCGTACAGGATCTCGAAAATGAGCGTTTCGATCTTTCCTTTGAAGTGGTGTTCGTCACGATGGAGCCACAGGAGAAAGTGAAAAAAGCAATCAGTAATATTTCTGAAATTCAGGAAGTTATCGTCGAGCCTGTGGAAATGAAAGAAGCCCTGCAACAAGCCAAACAGGCAGAAGAGCAGATCGCTGCAGCGAGTGCACCTGCTGAGGGCGCTGTGAAAAAGCCGGAGGCAGCGGCGGGCGGTAATGCACCGGTGAAAAAAGTGACAGCTGGTGGAAAAACCATTCGGGTTGATATTGAAAGACTGGATGTCCTGATGAATCTGTTCAGTGAGCTGGTGATTGACCGTGGTCGTCTGGAACAGCTCGCACGCGAGTTAGGCAAAAGTGAACTGCAGGAAACGGTCGAGCACATGAGCCGGATCAGCGGGGATCTGCAAAATATTATCCTGACGATGCGGATGGTTCCCGTCGAGCAGGTATTCAACCGCTTCCCGCGGATGATTCGCGACCTGGCGAAGGAACTGAACAAAAAAGTCAATCTGGATATTTACGGTGCCGAAACAGAGTTGGATCGGACCGTTATTGATGAAATCGGCGACCCACTGGTACATCTGCTGCGCAATTCGCTCGATCACGGGGTTGAATCGCCTGCAGAACGGAAACAGGCAGGGAAACCAGAGGAAGGTACGATTCAGCTCCGCGCGTTCCACAGTGGAAACCACGTATTTATTGAGGTAAAAGACGACGGGGCCGGCATCAATAAGGATAAGGTGCTGAAGAAAGCGCTTGAGCGCGGGATTGTGTCTCAAGCACAAGCGGAGACCTTGGCCGATCGGCAAATTTTTGAACTGCTTTTCTCCTCCGGCTTTAGTACAGCGGACACCATCTCGGATATTTCCGGACGCGGCGTAGGCCTCGATGTAGTCAAAACAAAGATTGAATCCCTCGGCGGAAACGTAAGTGTGGATTCCGTTCGCGGACAGGGAACGACCTTCCTGATTCAATTGCCGCTCACGCTTTCGATTATTTCTGCGATGCTGGTGCAGGTTCAAAATGAAAAGTATGCAGTTCCGCTCAGTTCCATTATTGAAACTGCTGTATTCCGCAAAGATCAAATCATGATGGCGCACCGGCAAAAGGTGATTGATTTCCGCGGCCGTGTGGTCCCTCTTGTATCCTTGCAAGAGATATTCCAGATCCCGGACAATGGAGTAGAGAAGGACGACGAAGTCGCTGTCGTCATTGTACGGAAGGGCGAAAAAATGGCGGGCTTGGTGGTTGATTCCTTTATCGGCCAGCAAGAGATTGTGCTGAAATCGCTGGGCAAATACCTCGTCAATGTATTTGCTATCTCGGGAGCCACGATTCTAGGTGACGGACAAGTAGCGCTGATTATTGATTGCAACGCATTGATTAAGTAA